Proteins from a genomic interval of Microbacterium esteraromaticum:
- a CDS encoding NAD(P)/FAD-dependent oxidoreductase has protein sequence MHDVIIIGAGPAGLQAALTLGRMRRTTALIDSGRYRNEHVRHMHNVLAADGTPPTEFRATARRQLVAYPTVTVHDDTVETVRAADAGYEAVFADGSTLRARIVLLATGMLDELPPVPGLDGLWGRRAFNCPFCDGHEFTDRRVGLLGADARIEHLAQLLGPIAAELVVFDDGGLDTGIRSRLLDANVTVHSAPVAAVSETDDGVRVDAGTAVDVAALFLTPRDTRQRAPFAAQLGLRMLPNGAIEIDDVGRTSHAGVFAAGDIAQSATAGGMPSVISAAASGQRAASFITMQLAAGDGQ, from the coding sequence ATGCACGACGTCATCATCATCGGAGCCGGCCCCGCCGGTCTGCAGGCGGCTCTCACGCTCGGGCGCATGCGCCGCACCACCGCTCTCATCGACTCGGGCCGGTACCGCAACGAGCACGTGCGCCACATGCACAACGTGCTCGCGGCCGACGGCACCCCGCCCACGGAGTTCCGCGCGACCGCGCGTCGCCAACTGGTCGCCTACCCGACCGTGACGGTGCACGACGACACCGTCGAGACGGTGCGAGCGGCGGATGCGGGATACGAGGCCGTCTTCGCCGACGGCAGCACCCTGCGCGCCCGCATCGTGCTGCTGGCGACCGGCATGCTCGACGAGCTGCCGCCGGTCCCCGGGCTCGATGGCCTGTGGGGGCGCCGCGCGTTCAACTGCCCGTTCTGTGATGGGCACGAGTTCACCGACCGTCGCGTCGGCCTGCTCGGCGCGGATGCCCGCATCGAGCACCTGGCGCAGCTGCTGGGCCCGATCGCCGCCGAGCTGGTCGTGTTCGACGATGGCGGCCTGGATACCGGCATCCGCTCCCGTCTACTCGACGCGAACGTCACCGTGCATTCCGCGCCCGTCGCCGCCGTGTCCGAGACCGACGACGGCGTGCGCGTCGACGCGGGCACCGCCGTCGACGTCGCCGCGCTCTTCCTGACACCCCGCGACACACGGCAGCGCGCACCGTTCGCCGCGCAGCTCGGACTGCGGATGCTGCCGAACGGGGCGATCGAGATCGACGACGTGGGCCGCACCTCGCACGCCGGCGTCTTCGCCGCCGGTGACATCGCCCAGTCCGCCACCGCAGGCGGCATGCCGTCGGTGATCTCGGCGGCCGCATCGGGGCAGCGAGCCGCGTCGTTCATCACCATGCAGCTGGCCGCGGGCGACGGGCAGTGA
- a CDS encoding histidine phosphatase family protein produces the protein MTASRLHLVRHGEVHNPARVLYGRLPDYHLSESGRRMARAAAEHIASLDRPVRSLRCSPLERTQESAEPFTELFGLAPTLDERIIEPTNVFEGRRMSRALRDPRNWWHLRRPSLPSWGEAYSSIAQRMQEAMNEAWHGTVESATEGGDIVFVSHQAPIWITHLSVAGLPLRHDPRTRRCALSSVTSFERVGDVWREVDYAEPAPKGIDLGAV, from the coding sequence ATGACGGCATCCCGACTGCACCTGGTCCGGCACGGCGAGGTGCACAATCCCGCGCGCGTGCTCTACGGCCGTCTTCCCGATTACCACCTGAGCGAGTCGGGGCGGCGGATGGCGCGCGCCGCCGCCGAGCACATCGCCTCGCTCGATCGCCCCGTGCGATCGTTGCGGTGCTCTCCGCTGGAGCGCACGCAGGAGTCGGCCGAGCCGTTCACCGAGCTGTTCGGGCTGGCGCCCACGCTCGATGAGCGCATCATCGAGCCGACGAACGTGTTCGAGGGGCGGCGCATGTCGCGGGCGCTGCGCGATCCGCGCAACTGGTGGCACCTGCGTCGTCCGTCGCTGCCCAGCTGGGGTGAGGCGTACAGTTCGATCGCCCAGCGGATGCAGGAGGCGATGAACGAGGCCTGGCACGGCACCGTGGAGTCCGCGACCGAGGGCGGCGACATCGTCTTCGTCTCGCACCAGGCGCCGATCTGGATCACCCACCTCTCGGTCGCGGGGTTGCCGCTGCGCCACGACCCTCGAACGAGGCGCTGCGCGCTGTCGAGCGTCACGAGCTTCGAGCGTGTGGGCGATGTGTGGCGTGAGGTCGACTATGCCGAGCCGGCGCCGAAGGGCATCGATCTCGGCGCTGTCTGA
- a CDS encoding TlpA family protein disulfide reductase, with protein MSSRVPSSRGARSRRSVKVAAAAIAAALAVGLSACSTDDPAAEAFRNGDEKAYTSADFRTQEIPPADRGEPVEFGGVTENGEEFSSADISGQVAVVNFWYAGCGPCRLEAPDLEAVWQMHQKDDVAFVGVNIYDQPATALAFAETYGITYPSLIDATTGEAKLAFAQVTPIQAPPTTLVLDKQGRVAARIIGPIDGTSILSTMIKDVLKEEA; from the coding sequence GTGTCATCTCGTGTTCCTTCTTCTCGTGGTGCCCGCAGCCGACGTTCTGTGAAGGTCGCGGCCGCGGCGATCGCCGCAGCACTGGCCGTCGGCCTCAGCGCGTGCTCGACCGATGACCCCGCCGCCGAGGCGTTCCGCAACGGCGACGAGAAGGCCTACACCTCGGCCGACTTCCGCACGCAGGAGATCCCACCCGCCGACCGTGGCGAGCCGGTCGAGTTCGGTGGCGTGACCGAGAACGGTGAGGAGTTCTCGAGCGCCGACATCAGCGGCCAGGTCGCCGTGGTCAACTTCTGGTACGCCGGGTGCGGCCCGTGCCGCCTCGAGGCTCCCGATCTGGAAGCCGTCTGGCAGATGCACCAGAAAGACGACGTCGCCTTCGTCGGCGTCAACATCTACGACCAGCCCGCCACGGCACTCGCGTTCGCCGAGACCTACGGCATCACCTACCCCAGCCTGATCGATGCGACCACCGGCGAGGCCAAACTGGCCTTCGCTCAGGTGACGCCCATCCAGGCGCCTCCGACCACCCTCGTGCTCGACAAGCAAGGACGCGTCGCAGCACGCATCATCGGACCGATCGACGGAACCTCGATCCTGTCAACGATGATCAAGGACGTGCTGAAGGAGGAGGCGTGA
- a CDS encoding DUF5684 domain-containing protein, whose amino-acid sequence MNKVGSVTDAVDGIYEGIFSGTTGLIALAFYVLVAVALWKVFTKAGYPGILALIPIVNVIFLVKIAGMSGWLALLYLIPIVGFIFHIIVCVKVGDAFGKGGVFSFFLLWMLPFIGYFILGFGEAKYRKA is encoded by the coding sequence ATGAACAAGGTGGGCTCGGTGACCGACGCGGTCGACGGCATCTACGAAGGCATCTTCTCGGGCACGACCGGTCTGATCGCCCTGGCGTTCTACGTGCTCGTGGCCGTCGCGCTGTGGAAGGTGTTCACCAAGGCCGGATACCCGGGCATCCTCGCGCTGATTCCGATCGTGAACGTGATCTTCCTGGTCAAGATCGCCGGCATGTCGGGCTGGCTCGCACTGCTGTACCTGATCCCGATCGTGGGCTTCATCTTCCACATCATCGTCTGCGTGAAGGTCGGTGACGCCTTCGGCAAGGGTGGTGTCTTCTCGTTCTTCCTGCTGTGGATGCTGCCGTTCATCGGCTACTTCATCCTCGGTTTCGGTGAGGCGAAGTACCGCAAGGCCTGA
- a CDS encoding Lrp/AsnC family transcriptional regulator — translation MARTGLADRTDRRLLRELIRTPAATIVALAEATGLARNTVRARLARYDQDGTVRSFQRRIDPGVLGYPLSAYIVTSVTQRKLDRVGESLAAIPEVVEVLGLSGITDLMIRVVARDADDLYRVAGRILDVDGVKRTTTGLVMREMVPYRIEQLL, via the coding sequence ATGGCACGCACCGGCCTCGCCGACCGCACCGACCGACGTCTGCTTCGAGAGCTCATCCGCACCCCCGCGGCGACCATCGTCGCCCTGGCAGAGGCGACCGGACTGGCGCGCAACACCGTCCGCGCCCGGCTGGCGCGCTACGACCAGGACGGCACCGTGCGGTCGTTCCAGCGACGCATCGATCCCGGCGTACTCGGCTACCCGCTGAGCGCTTACATCGTCACCAGCGTCACTCAGCGCAAGCTCGATCGCGTCGGCGAATCACTCGCGGCGATCCCCGAGGTCGTCGAGGTGCTGGGGCTGTCGGGCATCACCGATCTGATGATCCGTGTGGTCGCCCGCGACGCCGACGATCTCTATCGCGTCGCCGGGCGCATCCTCGATGTCGACGGCGTCAAGCGCACGACGACCGGACTGGTGATGCGCGAGATGGTGCCGTACCGCATCGAGCAACTGCTCTGA
- a CDS encoding transketolase-like TK C-terminal-containing protein: MTPSLTTLAAGINAPSMAIAGDDLTTLAAIEQRVLWLATSMIHHANRVRPNPSGLKVGGHQASSASIATIMTALWFDQLRAEDRVSVKPHASPVLHAINYLLGELDETQMTTLRQFGGIQSYPSRSKDPDTVDYSTGSVGVGATAPIWGAISRRYAATLSGSGHAGRQYSLVGDAELDEGAVWEALLDPHVPDLGELVWIVDLNRQSLDRVVPNIAAGKLERMFGAAGWQVLTVPFGARLEAVFARPGGEALRARILDMPNAEYQRLLRCDAGELRHRLPGADATASAIRALLDTLDDDELLRTIRNLGGHDLAALRAAFAQIDDTRPTVIIAYTIKGNGLPTAGHPQNHSSLLTVEQYAQLAAEIGMDPGAPWQRFGETTAEGALCAQTAARLRREPVADAAPPAVPADFGRTPSGSGTTQAALGRVLLDLTRSAPEVARRVVTASPDVSSSTNLAGWLNKAGVWSPDDRQNWFADDPETIMHWRERPSGQHIELGIAEVNLVGLISELGATWSRWGQPLFPIGVLYDPFVERALEPWSYGMYAGGQSILIGTPSGVSLAAEGGAHQSIKTPSIGIEQPELLSYEPAFMLEVEWMLLAAMSQMARPAGKSAYLRLSTKPVDQSLAAVPTDPAARERRRRQVLAGGYRLRSAADPAVTIVAMGAMLPDAIEAADRLSALGVTSDIVCVTSPGLLFDAVQARGGHHEGSDWILDQALPRERARPMVTVLDGHPHALAFLAGIHGVPARHLGVSRFGQAGDLADVYRYHGIDADSIVRAALDLTA, from the coding sequence ATGACTCCTTCGCTTACCACCCTCGCCGCGGGCATCAACGCCCCGTCCATGGCCATCGCCGGTGACGACCTGACCACCCTCGCCGCGATCGAGCAGCGCGTGCTGTGGCTGGCGACGTCGATGATCCACCACGCCAATCGCGTGCGCCCGAACCCGTCGGGTCTCAAAGTCGGCGGACATCAGGCCTCCAGCGCCTCGATCGCGACCATCATGACGGCCCTCTGGTTCGACCAGTTGCGCGCCGAGGACCGCGTGTCGGTCAAGCCGCACGCCTCACCCGTGCTGCACGCGATCAACTACCTGCTGGGCGAGCTCGACGAGACGCAGATGACGACGCTGCGGCAGTTCGGCGGCATCCAGAGTTACCCGAGCCGCTCGAAGGATCCCGACACCGTCGACTACTCGACCGGATCGGTCGGCGTCGGGGCGACCGCGCCGATCTGGGGTGCGATCTCGCGGCGCTACGCCGCGACGCTCTCGGGCAGCGGCCACGCCGGACGGCAGTACTCGCTGGTAGGCGATGCCGAACTCGACGAGGGCGCCGTATGGGAGGCGCTGCTCGATCCGCACGTGCCCGATCTCGGCGAGCTGGTGTGGATCGTCGACCTCAACCGACAGTCGCTCGACAGGGTGGTGCCGAACATCGCCGCGGGCAAGCTCGAGCGCATGTTCGGCGCGGCCGGCTGGCAGGTGCTCACGGTGCCGTTCGGCGCCCGTCTGGAGGCCGTCTTCGCACGCCCCGGTGGCGAGGCTCTGCGGGCGCGGATCCTCGATATGCCCAACGCCGAGTACCAGCGTCTGCTGCGCTGCGACGCCGGTGAGCTGCGGCACCGCCTGCCCGGGGCGGATGCCACAGCATCCGCCATCCGCGCCCTGCTCGACACGCTCGATGACGATGAACTGCTGCGGACGATCCGCAACCTCGGTGGGCACGACCTGGCGGCGCTGCGCGCGGCGTTCGCGCAGATCGACGACACTCGTCCGACCGTGATCATCGCCTACACGATCAAGGGCAACGGGCTGCCCACGGCCGGGCATCCGCAGAACCACTCCTCGCTGCTGACCGTCGAGCAGTACGCGCAGCTCGCCGCCGAGATCGGCATGGATCCGGGCGCGCCGTGGCAACGGTTCGGTGAGACCACCGCCGAGGGCGCGCTGTGCGCGCAGACCGCTGCGCGCCTGCGGCGCGAGCCGGTGGCGGATGCTGCTCCGCCGGCCGTTCCCGCCGACTTCGGCCGTACTCCGTCGGGCTCGGGCACGACGCAGGCCGCCCTCGGTCGCGTGCTGCTCGATCTCACCCGCTCGGCCCCCGAGGTGGCGCGCCGCGTCGTCACCGCGAGCCCGGATGTGTCCAGCAGCACCAATCTCGCAGGCTGGCTGAACAAGGCCGGCGTGTGGTCACCCGACGACCGGCAGAACTGGTTCGCCGACGACCCCGAGACGATCATGCACTGGCGCGAGAGGCCCAGCGGGCAGCACATCGAGCTGGGCATCGCCGAGGTCAACCTCGTCGGTCTGATCAGCGAGTTGGGCGCCACCTGGAGCCGCTGGGGGCAGCCGCTCTTCCCGATCGGTGTGCTGTACGACCCCTTCGTCGAACGGGCGCTGGAGCCTTGGTCGTACGGCATGTACGCCGGTGGCCAGTCCATTCTGATCGGCACCCCGTCGGGCGTCTCACTCGCCGCCGAGGGCGGTGCGCACCAGTCGATCAAGACGCCCTCGATCGGCATCGAGCAGCCCGAACTGCTGAGCTACGAGCCCGCGTTCATGCTGGAGGTGGAGTGGATGCTGCTGGCCGCCATGTCGCAGATGGCCCGGCCCGCAGGCAAGTCGGCCTATCTGCGCCTGTCGACCAAGCCCGTCGACCAGTCACTCGCGGCCGTTCCCACCGATCCGGCCGCGCGTGAGCGTCGTCGGCGCCAGGTGCTCGCGGGCGGCTATCGCCTGCGCAGCGCCGCCGATCCGGCCGTGACGATCGTCGCCATGGGAGCCATGTTGCCCGACGCGATCGAAGCCGCAGACCGCCTGTCTGCTCTGGGCGTGACGAGTGACATCGTGTGCGTCACCAGCCCGGGCCTGTTGTTCGACGCCGTGCAGGCACGCGGCGGTCATCACGAGGGCTCCGACTGGATCCTCGACCAGGCCCTTCCGCGGGAGCGGGCCCGGCCGATGGTGACCGTGCTCGACGGGCATCCGCACGCCCTGGCGTTCCTCGCCGGCATCCACGGTGTGCCGGCTCGCCACCTCGGTGTCAGCCGGTTCGGACAGGCCGGTGACCTCGCCGATGTCTACCGCTACCACGGCATCGACGCCGACAGCATCGTGCGCGCTGCGCTCGATCTGACCGCCTGA
- a CDS encoding cytochrome c biogenesis CcdA family protein, with protein MSPEAVIGAGALWLAIPLAMLAGLVSFVSPCVLPLVPGYLGFIGGAAGAATTSAEGTQTQTTTRRRMLLGVLLFIAGFTVVFVAITALSGTFGAFVLQWSGLITQILGVLIIIMGLVFLGFFGFAQREMRMQVKSSTGLIGAPLLGVALGLSWAPCMGPTLTAIVALSFNMGTPWRASLLGVAYSLGLGIPFLLLALGFGWATRAVGFVRRHIRTVNIIGGVLLIVLGVLMATGIWTEIMSRLTAVMASVILPI; from the coding sequence GTGAGCCCCGAAGCCGTCATCGGCGCCGGCGCTCTCTGGCTCGCGATCCCGCTGGCGATGCTTGCCGGGCTCGTCTCCTTCGTCTCACCCTGCGTGCTGCCCCTCGTGCCCGGCTACCTCGGGTTCATCGGTGGCGCCGCAGGCGCCGCCACGACCTCCGCAGAGGGCACGCAGACCCAGACCACGACGCGTCGGCGGATGCTGCTGGGTGTGCTGCTGTTCATCGCCGGCTTCACGGTCGTGTTCGTCGCCATCACCGCGCTGAGCGGCACGTTCGGGGCGTTCGTGTTGCAGTGGTCGGGACTGATCACGCAGATCCTCGGCGTGTTGATCATCATCATGGGGCTGGTCTTTCTCGGCTTCTTCGGCTTCGCCCAGCGTGAGATGCGGATGCAGGTGAAGTCCAGCACCGGACTCATCGGCGCACCGCTGCTGGGTGTCGCTCTGGGCCTCAGCTGGGCGCCCTGCATGGGGCCGACCCTGACGGCGATCGTGGCACTGTCGTTCAACATGGGCACGCCGTGGCGGGCATCCCTGCTCGGCGTCGCCTATTCGCTCGGGCTGGGTATCCCGTTCCTGCTGCTTGCGCTCGGCTTCGGCTGGGCGACCCGCGCGGTCGGCTTCGTGCGCCGCCACATCCGCACCGTCAACATCATCGGCGGCGTGCTGCTGATCGTGCTCGGCGTGCTCATGGCGACCGGCATCTGGACCGAGATCATGTCGAGACTGACGGCGGTGATGGCCAGTGTCATCCTCCCCATCTGA
- the ccsB gene encoding c-type cytochrome biogenesis protein CcsB: protein MPDLDSLSILTLWTAIAIYAASFVAYAFDLAKRSSASDQAKTKALVGAGGGEPDAVASTSGGAADASPARKRYVFGRIGTSLAVLGWLFHLTATLTRGFAAGRVPWANLYEFAMVGTLLIMAVYLLMLLRIDLSFLGSFISGLVLVLLGAAAANFYTEVTPLVDPLKSIWLVIHVFVASLSTALFALAFALSVLQLMQARRERKVAEAAQKTGPGFLRTLPEASRLENMAYHFTVVGFIFWTFTLIAGAIWAQDAWGRYWGFDVKETWTFIIWVLYAGYIHARATRGWRGTPSAWLSITGFAAVIFNFTIVNVFFKGLHAYSGLS from the coding sequence ATGCCCGATCTCGATTCCCTCTCGATCCTGACGCTGTGGACGGCGATCGCGATCTACGCGGCGTCGTTCGTCGCCTACGCCTTCGACCTCGCGAAGCGGTCGTCGGCGAGCGACCAGGCGAAGACGAAGGCGCTCGTCGGCGCCGGTGGGGGAGAGCCGGATGCCGTCGCCTCGACCTCCGGCGGCGCCGCCGACGCTTCGCCCGCCCGCAAGCGCTACGTCTTCGGCCGGATCGGCACCTCGCTCGCGGTGCTCGGCTGGTTGTTCCACCTGACGGCGACGCTCACGCGCGGTTTCGCGGCCGGACGCGTGCCGTGGGCGAACCTCTACGAGTTCGCGATGGTCGGCACGCTGCTGATCATGGCGGTCTACCTGCTGATGCTGCTGCGTATCGACCTGAGCTTCCTGGGCAGCTTCATCTCGGGGCTCGTGCTCGTGCTGTTGGGCGCTGCCGCGGCGAACTTCTACACCGAGGTCACGCCGCTGGTCGATCCGCTGAAGTCGATCTGGCTGGTCATCCACGTGTTCGTCGCTTCGCTGTCGACGGCGCTGTTCGCCCTCGCCTTCGCTCTCTCAGTGCTGCAGCTGATGCAGGCGCGTCGTGAGCGCAAGGTCGCCGAAGCCGCCCAGAAGACCGGCCCCGGCTTCTTGCGCACACTGCCCGAGGCCTCGCGCCTCGAGAACATGGCGTACCACTTCACGGTGGTCGGGTTCATCTTCTGGACCTTCACGCTCATCGCCGGCGCGATCTGGGCACAGGACGCGTGGGGTCGCTACTGGGGCTTCGACGTGAAGGAGACCTGGACCTTCATCATCTGGGTGCTCTACGCCGGCTACATCCACGCGCGCGCGACGCGCGGGTGGCGCGGCACCCCATCGGCATGGCTGTCGATCACCGGCTTCGCCGCCGTGATCTTCAACTTCACCATCGTGAACGTCTTCTTCAAGGGCCTGCACGCGTACTCCGGCCTGAGCTGA
- a CDS encoding MerR family transcriptional regulator: MKSSDRHPWSIGDVAERFELPTHVLRHWESMGLLTPPRDSGGRRRYGEDDIVRVAVILRSKAAGMSLDQIVHLLERDMTGRHEVLHAHLDDLDRRMAEMRHSKAMTEHALRCTAHDIAACPRFRAEVSDIIGDLPR; encoded by the coding sequence ATGAAGTCAAGCGACCGGCATCCGTGGTCGATCGGCGACGTCGCCGAGCGGTTCGAGCTGCCCACCCACGTGCTGCGGCACTGGGAATCCATGGGGTTGCTGACGCCGCCCCGCGACAGCGGCGGGCGGCGGCGCTACGGCGAGGACGACATCGTGCGCGTCGCGGTGATCCTGCGCAGCAAGGCCGCGGGCATGAGCCTCGATCAGATCGTCCACCTGCTCGAGCGCGACATGACCGGTCGCCACGAGGTGCTGCACGCCCACCTGGACGATCTCGATCGGCGCATGGCCGAGATGCGGCACTCGAAGGCGATGACCGAGCACGCCCTGCGCTGCACCGCGCACGACATCGCAGCCTGTCCGCGCTTCCGCGCCGAGGTCTCGGACATCATCGGAGACCTGCCCCGCTGA
- the resB gene encoding cytochrome c biogenesis protein ResB, with protein sequence MDRTGTSAATDPRRPSDHIGAEQPDSDIAQPKLGPMGWLRWGWRQLTSMRVALILLLALAIAAIPGSIFPQRGADPNGVVQYRQNNPELFPILDGLSLFDVYSSPWFSAIYLLLFISLIGCVLPRIKHHAKALRTQPPRTPARLSRLDDHRSVQRETTDPETEAPAAIDVAEKQLKSLGYRVARYDRGNTWSVSAERGYWRETGNLIFHIALVGVLITVGIGSGYAYTGQKVVIEGSSYVNTLIDYNSIDRGRLVADDAFNPYAITLDSFDVTYEDFGQPGAGQAGNFAANVSVQHTDGSTSDGKIQVNHPLHVEGDSVYLLGNGYAPTITVRNAEGVAVLSQPVEFLPQDSAMTSLGVVKITDGMPEQLGMIGFLYPTVVELDSGAYASAHGALNLPLLTLDVYQGDLGIDGGRPVSVFELDTDGLDKLNGRGTDVASIELQPGETADLPNGLGTVTFEDASPADANGSLESVKRYVSLQIHHDASAVWVLVFSMLALGGLGLALFVPRRRMWVKATASDSDSIHLEYAGLARGEDPTLAAAVDDLVRGHERLLDGTAPQRGTSVKGA encoded by the coding sequence GTGGACCGCACCGGCACGTCTGCCGCCACCGACCCACGGCGCCCGTCCGACCACATCGGCGCGGAACAGCCCGACAGTGACATCGCCCAGCCGAAGCTCGGGCCGATGGGATGGCTGCGCTGGGGATGGCGGCAGCTGACGTCGATGCGCGTCGCGCTGATCCTGCTGCTGGCGCTGGCGATCGCGGCGATTCCGGGCTCGATCTTCCCGCAGCGCGGTGCCGACCCGAACGGTGTGGTGCAGTACCGGCAGAACAACCCCGAACTGTTCCCGATCCTCGACGGGCTCAGCCTGTTCGATGTCTACTCGTCGCCCTGGTTCTCGGCGATCTACCTGCTGCTGTTCATCTCGCTGATCGGATGCGTGCTGCCGCGCATCAAGCATCACGCCAAGGCGCTGCGCACGCAGCCGCCGCGCACCCCTGCCCGACTGTCGCGGCTCGATGACCACCGCTCGGTGCAGCGCGAGACGACCGACCCCGAGACCGAGGCTCCGGCGGCCATCGACGTCGCCGAGAAGCAGCTGAAGTCCCTCGGCTACCGCGTCGCCCGTTACGACCGGGGCAACACCTGGTCGGTGTCGGCCGAGCGCGGCTACTGGCGCGAGACCGGCAACCTGATCTTCCACATCGCGCTGGTGGGCGTGCTGATCACCGTCGGCATCGGCAGCGGCTACGCCTACACCGGCCAGAAGGTCGTCATCGAGGGGTCGAGTTACGTCAACACGCTGATCGACTACAACTCGATCGACCGGGGTCGCCTGGTCGCAGACGACGCCTTCAACCCGTACGCGATCACCCTTGACAGCTTCGACGTCACGTACGAGGACTTCGGCCAGCCCGGCGCCGGCCAGGCCGGCAACTTCGCCGCCAACGTTTCGGTGCAGCACACCGACGGCTCGACCAGCGACGGCAAGATCCAGGTCAACCACCCGCTGCACGTCGAGGGCGACAGCGTGTACCTGCTGGGCAACGGGTACGCCCCGACGATCACGGTGCGCAACGCCGAGGGCGTGGCGGTACTCAGCCAGCCGGTCGAGTTCCTGCCGCAGGACAGCGCGATGACCTCACTCGGCGTCGTGAAGATCACCGACGGCATGCCCGAACAGCTCGGCATGATCGGATTCCTGTACCCGACCGTGGTCGAGCTCGACTCGGGTGCGTACGCGTCAGCCCACGGTGCGCTGAACCTGCCGCTGCTCACGCTCGACGTGTACCAGGGCGACCTCGGCATCGACGGCGGCCGGCCCGTCTCGGTGTTCGAACTCGACACCGACGGCCTCGACAAGCTCAACGGACGCGGCACCGACGTCGCCTCGATCGAACTGCAGCCGGGCGAGACCGCCGATCTGCCGAACGGTCTCGGCACCGTCACCTTCGAAGACGCCTCGCCCGCCGACGCGAACGGATCGCTGGAGTCGGTCAAGCGCTACGTGTCGCTGCAGATCCACCACGACGCCTCGGCCGTGTGGGTGCTGGTCTTCTCGATGCTCGCTCTGGGCGGACTGGGTCTCGCCCTGTTCGTGCCCCGCCGCCGCATGTGGGTCAAGGCGACAGCATCCGACAGCGACAGCATCCACCTCGAGTACGCCGGGCTCGCGCGCGGCGAAGACCCCACCTTGGCCGCTGCCGTGGACGACCTCGTCCGCGGTCACGAGCGGCTGCTCGACGGGACCGCGCCGCAGCGCGGGACCTCCGTGAAGGGAGCATGA